The following coding sequences are from one Paenibacillus sp. FSL R5-0912 window:
- a CDS encoding ABC transporter ATP-binding protein, producing the protein MSTEPVLEIESLTLAAKSKEILVNNISFSLGRGESLGLVGESGSGKSLTLRAILGLLPRGVEQTGGSVRSKVSSAMVFQDPRGALDPLCPVVKQLAEVVYYRQQVSRRAARTIALELLERLGLPDSLRKKDRYPSQLSGGQCQRVVIALALACKPGILLCDEPTTALDVTVQRQIIETITSLQRELGFAMVFVTHNLAIAANLCSRLYVMKQGQIVEHGETLSLLQHPADPYTQMLIDSVLPLPELELEGSGQ; encoded by the coding sequence ATGTCAACTGAACCTGTGCTCGAAATAGAATCACTGACACTTGCAGCCAAGTCGAAAGAGATACTCGTCAATAATATCAGCTTCTCACTTGGGCGCGGGGAGAGTCTCGGGCTGGTAGGGGAATCAGGCTCGGGCAAGTCGCTTACGCTGCGTGCAATACTCGGCCTCCTTCCACGAGGGGTGGAGCAGACTGGAGGGAGCGTCCGGAGTAAGGTAAGCAGTGCGATGGTATTCCAGGACCCGAGAGGCGCGCTGGACCCGCTCTGTCCGGTTGTGAAGCAGCTGGCAGAAGTTGTGTATTACAGACAACAAGTCAGCCGGAGAGCTGCACGGACGATTGCGCTGGAGCTGCTTGAAAGACTGGGTCTTCCGGATTCTTTGAGAAAAAAGGACCGCTATCCCAGCCAGCTGTCAGGCGGTCAGTGTCAGCGTGTTGTTATCGCATTGGCTCTTGCCTGTAAGCCCGGCATTCTGCTCTGCGATGAGCCGACAACCGCCCTGGACGTCACCGTTCAGCGGCAGATCATCGAGACGATCACCAGTCTGCAGCGTGAGCTGGGCTTCGCCATGGTCTTCGTTACACACAATCTGGCAATTGCCGCTAACCTCTGCTCCAGATTGTATGTCATGAAGCAGGGGCAGATTGTCGAGCACGGTGAGACGCTTAGTCTATTGCAGCATCCGGCTGATCCCTATACGCAGATGCTGATCGATTCGGTGCTTCCGTTGCCGGAGCTGGAGCTTGAAGGGAGCGGACAATAA
- a CDS encoding ABC transporter ATP-binding protein codes for MDLALQVRDLTVRYGGFTALDHIQLDLEQHTTLGLVGESGSGKSTLARVIAGLIAPDEGQILLGSQELRKKRSREQHKKIQMIFQNPDASLNPKHSIRQILSEALLFHRIVDRSQVETRSKELLSRVQLEARSLDKYPHEFSGGQRQRIAIARALSVEPSLLIADEPTSALDVSVQRSVLELFHTLKAELNLTVLFISHDLGVIHAVSDTVAVMRQGKLVEINTKDQFFIRPDHEYSRELLSAVPKMPQ; via the coding sequence ATGGATTTAGCTTTGCAGGTGCGGGATTTAACGGTCCGTTACGGCGGATTTACCGCGCTCGACCATATTCAGCTGGATTTGGAGCAGCATACGACGCTTGGACTTGTCGGAGAGTCCGGTTCAGGAAAGTCTACGCTGGCGCGGGTCATTGCCGGGCTGATCGCTCCGGATGAGGGGCAGATTCTGCTGGGTTCCCAGGAATTGCGCAAGAAGAGAAGCAGAGAGCAGCATAAGAAGATTCAGATGATCTTTCAGAATCCGGATGCCTCGCTGAATCCCAAGCATTCTATCCGGCAGATTCTGTCTGAAGCCCTGCTGTTTCACCGGATTGTCGACCGTTCCCAAGTGGAGACAAGAAGTAAAGAGCTCCTTAGCCGGGTGCAGCTGGAAGCCAGGTCCCTGGACAAATATCCGCATGAATTCTCCGGCGGCCAGCGCCAGCGGATTGCCATTGCACGCGCTCTAAGTGTGGAGCCGAGCCTGCTGATCGCCGATGAGCCGACAAGTGCACTCGATGTATCCGTGCAGCGGAGCGTATTGGAACTGTTCCACACGCTCAAGGCTGAGCTTAATCTGACCGTGTTATTCATTTCTCATGATCTCGGGGTTATTCACGCAGTCAGCGACACCGTTGCCGTCATGCGGCAGGGGAAGCTGGTAGAGATCAATACCAAGGATCAGTTCTTCATCCGTCCGGACCATGAATATAGCCGTGAGCTGTTATCTGCGGTTCCGAAGATGCCACAATGA
- a CDS encoding pyridoxal-phosphate-dependent aminotransferase family protein, whose translation MNREAQGFVPLTLSEFNTLTGQLSNLLSTQYPPVIIPGEAILGIEAVAAGIAAPGRTILNVVTGPYGSLFGQWLERGGATVIEVKVSFDEVITVEEVASAVERYHPVAISFVQAEVVTGGSNPAKEIFGLARQHNLLTVTDSVSAVGGEALLVDEWSVDFAVMGAQKALAGPNGVSAVSISPRGWAFLESNERAPRNSILSLLDLKPAPDGTPPLRVPPNIPVLEARALIQALTAVAEEGLAQVIKRHELAAASAIAGITALGLEPWQKNNRHYSTLTTTVRVNGEQNLLIKQPIGIVAPGDGELSGQLLRINHFGANASREGVEGAVRTLAGLLEQDAEQAVQAVHQVWGEAL comes from the coding sequence ATGAACCGAGAAGCACAAGGATTTGTCCCGCTGACCCTGTCAGAGTTCAATACATTAACAGGACAGCTCTCTAATCTCTTATCCACCCAGTACCCTCCAGTGATCATTCCGGGGGAAGCCATTTTAGGCATTGAAGCGGTAGCTGCAGGAATTGCTGCACCCGGCCGGACCATACTAAATGTAGTGACTGGCCCTTACGGCAGTTTGTTTGGACAATGGCTGGAGCGCGGCGGAGCGACGGTGATCGAAGTGAAAGTTTCCTTTGATGAAGTCATTACTGTGGAAGAGGTTGCGTCTGCAGTTGAGCGGTATCATCCGGTTGCTATTTCTTTCGTACAGGCAGAAGTAGTTACAGGCGGCTCTAACCCTGCGAAGGAAATCTTCGGGCTTGCACGCCAGCATAATCTCCTTACGGTGACGGATTCTGTATCAGCAGTAGGCGGAGAGGCTCTGCTAGTCGATGAGTGGTCCGTGGACTTTGCCGTAATGGGTGCGCAAAAAGCGCTCGCCGGACCTAACGGTGTCAGCGCAGTCAGCATTTCACCACGCGGCTGGGCCTTCCTGGAGTCGAATGAAAGAGCGCCTCGCAATTCCATTCTATCCTTGCTCGATCTGAAGCCGGCACCGGATGGCACGCCGCCGCTTCGTGTCCCGCCGAATATTCCGGTACTTGAAGCCAGAGCGCTGATCCAGGCATTGACAGCTGTTGCCGAAGAGGGACTGGCTCAAGTGATTAAGCGCCATGAACTTGCAGCAGCTTCTGCCATAGCGGGTATCACAGCTCTGGGGCTTGAACCCTGGCAGAAGAATAACCGGCATTATTCCACATTGACGACTACGGTTCGAGTGAACGGGGAGCAGAACCTGCTGATCAAGCAGCCAATCGGCATCGTGGCTCCCGGAGACGGCGAATTATCCGGCCAGCTGCTGCGGATTAACCATTTCGGGGCAAATGCCAGCCGGGAAGGTGTTGAAGGCGCAGTGCGGACGCTTGCCGGATTACTGGAGCAGGATGCGGAGCAGGCCGTACAAGCTGTTCATCAGGTTTGGGGTGAAGCCCTATGA
- a CDS encoding amidohydrolase family protein, producing the protein MILKHPHFQAYSGIHIAGIEGKPFDIEIQNGRFTSVKEAEPQHVQAEQPQQKLWISPGIIDLHTHLAWTDFDHADQLNRDSREVEVMQAEAFAATLRTGVTTARDAGGILPSTIRHLVKYYQQPLRVQTSSEMLGAADAKGVKHLEGRLADIYATGAGWIKIMATGGLGAPTEKVTEPNFSEEEFAFIVRHAHANRKKVLVHTWGGVTIDWSIQAGVESIEHGMFLTWDQAGRLAESGVAFVPTTSIYRIAADPKGVLALNPVICERAARAADAHATAIGYAKRAGIRLGFGTDYATPSLHGYNLQEFDTLFDYGLNRAEAWKSATQDAAEILGSGHELGRIAEGYIADAVIFAADPYQAQNADQLRKSIISVVTGVQESDLIQTN; encoded by the coding sequence ATGATTCTCAAGCATCCGCATTTCCAGGCGTACAGCGGTATCCATATCGCAGGTATCGAAGGCAAACCGTTCGATATTGAAATTCAGAATGGCCGGTTCACTTCGGTTAAGGAAGCAGAACCGCAGCATGTACAGGCGGAACAACCTCAGCAGAAGCTATGGATCAGTCCGGGGATCATTGATCTGCATACGCATCTGGCCTGGACCGATTTCGATCATGCCGACCAGCTGAACCGGGACAGCCGGGAGGTTGAAGTGATGCAGGCAGAAGCCTTCGCAGCCACCTTACGGACTGGCGTAACTACTGCGCGTGATGCCGGCGGCATTCTGCCAAGCACCATCCGTCATCTCGTGAAGTATTATCAGCAGCCGTTACGGGTGCAGACCAGCAGTGAAATGCTGGGCGCAGCGGATGCCAAGGGGGTTAAGCATCTGGAGGGCCGCCTGGCAGATATCTACGCTACCGGAGCAGGCTGGATCAAAATCATGGCAACAGGCGGTCTGGGCGCACCTACCGAGAAGGTAACAGAGCCGAACTTCTCTGAGGAAGAGTTCGCCTTCATCGTCCGTCATGCACACGCGAACCGGAAGAAGGTTCTGGTACATACCTGGGGCGGCGTGACGATTGACTGGTCCATCCAGGCTGGAGTGGAATCCATAGAGCATGGGATGTTCCTGACCTGGGATCAGGCGGGCAGACTGGCCGAGTCCGGCGTTGCCTTCGTGCCGACAACTTCGATCTACCGGATCGCAGCTGATCCCAAAGGTGTACTGGCACTGAATCCGGTTATCTGTGAACGGGCTGCCCGTGCAGCCGATGCTCATGCCACGGCCATTGGATATGCCAAGCGGGCGGGAATACGTCTTGGATTCGGTACGGATTATGCAACTCCTTCACTGCATGGCTACAACCTGCAGGAATTCGATACGCTGTTCGATTACGGCCTGAACCGGGCAGAAGCATGGAAGTCCGCTACACAAGACGCCGCAGAGATCCTTGGAAGTGGTCATGAGCTGGGGCGGATTGCCGAGGGCTATATTGCTGATGCGGTAATCTTTGCTGCCGATCCCTATCAGGCACAGAATGCAGATCAGCTCCGGAAGAGCATCATCTCGGTGGTTACCGGGGTGCAGGAATCGGATCTGATCCAGACAAATTGA
- a CDS encoding Cof-type HAD-IIB family hydrolase: MSQSSRKIVFIDIDGTLLTENGIIPESAQQACRQARENGHLLYLCTGRSKAEIYDSIWNIGFDGLIGAAGGYVESGNEMLYHKKVTPEDAKHLIDYFHANEVDFILESNTALYGSRNFQPHLERRIYGDLLNDPAAQERKRLSPHPYIATLTYGNEELYLDDVNKICFLESSLPFHQIQEALEGRFTALQSSIPLFGENSGELMIPGVHKASAIADVLKHLNIPREDSMALGDGLNDLEMLEYVQVGVAMGNAREQLKEIADDITDHIEEDGLYNCFLKYGLISA, translated from the coding sequence ATGAGTCAGAGCAGCAGAAAAATAGTCTTCATCGACATTGACGGAACACTTCTCACAGAGAATGGAATCATACCGGAATCGGCGCAGCAGGCGTGCAGACAGGCGCGGGAGAACGGGCATTTGCTCTACCTGTGTACCGGCCGCTCGAAGGCTGAAATCTATGACTCGATCTGGAATATCGGCTTCGACGGCCTGATCGGAGCGGCAGGCGGGTATGTAGAGAGCGGCAATGAAATGCTTTATCACAAAAAAGTAACCCCGGAAGACGCCAAACATCTGATCGATTATTTCCACGCCAATGAGGTGGATTTCATTCTGGAATCCAACACCGCCTTATACGGAAGCCGGAATTTTCAGCCGCATCTGGAACGCAGAATTTATGGTGATCTGCTGAATGATCCTGCAGCACAGGAGCGCAAACGGCTGTCCCCGCATCCTTATATCGCTACACTGACATATGGAAACGAAGAATTATATTTGGATGATGTCAACAAAATCTGCTTTCTGGAGAGCAGTCTGCCCTTTCATCAGATCCAGGAGGCATTAGAAGGGAGGTTCACAGCACTCCAGAGTTCTATCCCCCTGTTTGGAGAGAACAGCGGGGAGCTGATGATTCCGGGTGTCCACAAGGCTTCGGCTATTGCCGATGTACTGAAGCACTTGAACATTCCGCGTGAAGACAGCATGGCGCTCGGTGATGGGCTTAATGATCTGGAGATGCTGGAATATGTCCAGGTAGGTGTTGCTATGGGCAATGCCAGAGAGCAGCTCAAAGAGATTGCCGATGATATCACCGACCACATTGAGGAAGATGGACTATATAACTGTTTCCTGAAATACGGTCTGATCTCTGCTTGA
- a CDS encoding Lsa family ABC-F type ribosomal protection protein produces the protein MSLINVSNLTFAYEGTYDNIFEQVNFQLDTDWKLGFTGRNGRGKTTFLNLLLGKYEYSGTISAQVSFEYFPFPVADPTSQTLDVISEIDPEYVHWKLMRELNLLKVAEDVLYRPFNSLSNGEQTKVLLAALFIKENSFLLIDEPTNHLDMKARKLVSDYLSTKSGYILVSHDRAFLDNCVDHILSINKTNIEIQKGNFSSWWENKTRQDNFELAEDEKLRRDIKRLSASSKRTGGWAHEVEKSKNGTRNSGSKLDKGYVGHKAAKMMKRSKSIQQRQESAITEKSKLLRNIESSDSLEISQLPYHKQQLVQLDDVSIYYGDKSVCSEVSFTIERGDRIALSGSNGSGKSSILKLICGEDIHHTGVIRKDSQLAISYVSQDTSHLQGSLTEYASEHGIDESLFKSILRKLDFSRIQFEKELSTFSGGQKKKVLIARSLSEKVHLHIWDEPLNFIDVISRMQIEELLMEFAPTILFVEHDREFCTNIATKQVYLD, from the coding sequence ATGTCATTAATCAATGTGAGCAATCTGACGTTTGCCTATGAGGGCACTTACGATAATATTTTTGAGCAGGTGAATTTCCAGCTGGATACCGATTGGAAACTGGGCTTCACCGGGCGCAACGGCCGGGGCAAAACCACCTTCCTGAACCTGCTGCTCGGCAAATATGAATACAGCGGGACGATATCCGCACAAGTAAGCTTTGAATACTTCCCGTTTCCGGTTGCGGACCCCACAAGTCAGACCCTGGATGTAATCAGTGAAATTGACCCGGAATATGTTCACTGGAAATTGATGCGGGAGCTGAACCTGCTGAAGGTGGCGGAGGATGTGCTGTACCGGCCCTTCAATTCATTATCGAACGGGGAGCAGACGAAGGTGCTGCTGGCAGCCCTTTTCATCAAGGAGAATAGCTTCCTGCTCATCGATGAACCCACCAACCATTTGGATATGAAGGCTCGTAAACTGGTCAGTGACTATCTCAGCACGAAGAGCGGCTATATTCTGGTCTCCCATGACAGAGCCTTCTTAGACAACTGTGTAGACCATATCCTGTCGATCAACAAGACCAACATTGAGATCCAGAAGGGGAACTTCAGCAGCTGGTGGGAGAATAAGACTAGGCAGGATAACTTTGAGCTGGCGGAAGACGAGAAGCTGCGGCGGGACATTAAGCGGTTATCGGCTTCCTCCAAACGGACGGGCGGCTGGGCCCATGAGGTCGAGAAGTCCAAGAACGGCACCCGGAACTCCGGCTCCAAATTAGATAAGGGCTATGTCGGCCACAAGGCTGCAAAAATGATGAAACGCTCGAAATCGATCCAGCAGCGACAGGAATCTGCGATCACCGAGAAATCCAAGCTGCTGCGGAACATTGAAAGCTCGGACAGTCTGGAAATATCACAGCTTCCGTATCATAAGCAACAGCTGGTCCAGCTGGATGATGTTTCGATCTATTACGGGGATAAAAGCGTATGTTCAGAGGTGAGCTTCACGATTGAGCGGGGGGACCGGATAGCGCTCTCCGGCAGCAACGGCTCCGGGAAATCGAGTATTCTCAAATTGATCTGCGGGGAGGACATTCATCATACAGGTGTCATACGGAAGGACAGCCAGCTTGCCATTTCTTATGTATCACAGGACACCTCGCATCTGCAGGGCAGTCTGACCGAATATGCCAGCGAGCACGGGATCGATGAGAGCCTGTTCAAATCGATTCTGCGCAAGCTTGATTTCTCGCGGATCCAGTTCGAGAAGGAGCTCTCCACCTTCAGCGGCGGCCAAAAGAAGAAAGTATTAATTGCCCGGAGCCTCAGCGAGAAGGTGCATCTGCATATCTGGGATGAGCCGCTTAACTTCATTGACGTGATCTCCCGGATGCAGATTGAAGAGCTGCTGATGGAGTTTGCCCCGACTATTCTGTTCGTGGAGCATGACCGGGAATTCTGCACGAATATCGCAACGAAACAGGTTTATCTGGATTGA
- a CDS encoding ABC transporter permease, which yields MYAKFYKYRWQYLMILPGVVLLLLFNYIPMAGIQVAFRDFQIGTSIWNSSWVGLNNFSFLQDPQFLTVVKNTLYISVLKFIFGFPAPILLALLINEVTRPVFKRFVQSVSYLPHFFSWIVVAYILQSFLTLDGGLVNELIGKAGGDPIFFLGSTDWFRPMVIFSSLWKETGWNTILYLAAITTIDPQLYESAKVEGAGKLAQIRHITIPGMLPTISIVLILSIPSLITVGMDQIYPLMNSANQGVADVLDTYIIRNGLQQGYFGMATAVGLLSSVLSLILVVSTNQLSRRINGEGLW from the coding sequence TTGTACGCAAAGTTTTACAAGTACCGCTGGCAATATTTAATGATTCTACCGGGAGTAGTCCTGCTGCTGTTGTTCAACTACATACCGATGGCAGGGATTCAAGTGGCCTTCCGGGACTTCCAGATAGGCACTTCAATCTGGAACAGCTCATGGGTAGGGCTGAATAACTTCTCCTTCCTGCAGGACCCCCAATTTTTGACCGTGGTCAAAAACACGCTATATATATCGGTGCTTAAGTTCATCTTCGGATTCCCGGCACCAATTCTGCTGGCGCTGCTGATTAATGAAGTCACACGGCCGGTCTTTAAGCGTTTCGTTCAATCCGTCAGCTATCTGCCACACTTTTTCTCATGGATTGTAGTCGCTTACATTCTACAGTCGTTTCTGACACTGGACGGGGGCCTGGTCAATGAGCTGATCGGCAAAGCAGGTGGAGACCCCATATTCTTCCTGGGTTCGACAGACTGGTTCCGGCCTATGGTTATCTTTAGCAGTTTGTGGAAGGAGACCGGTTGGAACACGATTCTCTATCTGGCCGCCATCACAACGATTGATCCGCAGCTCTATGAATCTGCCAAGGTTGAGGGTGCAGGCAAGCTGGCCCAGATCCGGCATATCACCATTCCGGGTATGCTGCCGACAATCTCAATTGTCCTGATCCTGAGCATTCCGAGCCTGATTACCGTAGGGATGGATCAGATTTATCCGCTGATGAATTCGGCTAACCAAGGCGTAGCGGATGTACTGGATACTTATATTATCCGTAACGGATTGCAGCAGGGATACTTCGGGATGGCTACCGCCGTAGGGCTGTTATCTTCAGTACTCAGCCTAATACTGGTTGTCTCAACCAATCAGCTGTCCAGAAGAATAAACGGGGAAGGATTATGGTGA
- a CDS encoding carbohydrate ABC transporter permease has product MKLSRGEKIAQLIIVIILGGLCLSVLYPFLYMLAISLNDGASAAKGGVYLWPKDFTWINYEIVLGNQVIRQSYLITIGRTVIGTFAGLIVTLLVAFGLSYRGLPLRSTILGYILLTMLFSGGLVPFYIQLNNLGLINTFWVYIFPGLFSVWNMFVMLKFIQGIPEALIESAELDGAGPFRTLIQIVVPLSQPMLAALGLFTAVGHWNDWFAGAFYVTRQDLIPVQTFLQQLLAAQDLSAVLGSNTNQEALARSSQMANITLLSIKMAVVMVSALPILCVYPFLQKYFVKGVLVGSVKG; this is encoded by the coding sequence ATGAAGCTCAGCAGAGGTGAAAAAATAGCCCAGCTTATCATCGTCATCATTTTGGGCGGGCTATGCTTGTCTGTCCTGTACCCGTTCCTGTATATGCTGGCCATTTCTTTAAATGATGGGGCAAGTGCAGCCAAAGGCGGCGTGTATTTATGGCCAAAGGATTTTACTTGGATTAACTATGAAATCGTACTCGGCAATCAGGTCATCCGCCAGTCATATCTGATCACGATTGGCAGAACCGTAATAGGCACGTTTGCGGGACTTATTGTTACGCTCTTGGTAGCATTTGGCTTGTCCTACCGGGGACTGCCTTTAAGAAGCACCATTCTTGGCTACATTCTCTTGACCATGTTATTTAGCGGTGGGCTGGTTCCCTTCTATATTCAGCTGAACAATCTCGGGCTTATCAACACGTTCTGGGTTTATATTTTCCCCGGCCTGTTCTCGGTCTGGAATATGTTCGTCATGCTGAAGTTCATCCAGGGAATTCCGGAAGCGCTGATCGAGTCCGCGGAGCTGGACGGGGCAGGCCCCTTCCGCACTCTGATACAGATTGTGGTTCCGCTCTCTCAGCCGATGTTAGCCGCTCTTGGGCTGTTCACCGCAGTAGGTCACTGGAATGACTGGTTCGCCGGTGCCTTCTATGTCACAAGGCAAGATTTAATTCCTGTACAGACCTTCCTGCAGCAGTTGCTGGCGGCTCAGGATCTATCCGCTGTCCTCGGATCAAATACAAACCAGGAAGCGCTGGCCAGAAGCTCACAGATGGCGAACATAACGCTGCTGTCGATTAAAATGGCAGTCGTTATGGTAAGCGCTCTTCCGATTCTATGCGTGTATCCGTTTCTGCAGAAATACTTCGTAAAGGGGGTACTTGTAGGTTCAGTGAAAGGATGA
- a CDS encoding cache domain-containing sensor histidine kinase: protein MIKQHIEKWIIRMTRSMNLRSKIVLFYSLIVFIPTVMLAAGAGYMMLHTVRANYLLTIREAVRQSAQSIEFRKQSYDLLATRTATDGELISRLSRDYGNIEEQLATVNYVDRSFLLTSKYLPGIENFRIYHTNDTLVQDGGLLWKPEDRLLSGVREKDWYTQMLNTPDNLVWRNAADDKTKLVVSHKILNAYGDVYGIVYLLLDYNGVFMESFDHPFDGAGQMYIVDDNRQIIASSEPAKIGSRLDSSSLGQYWNGSEPSTVTRNGMMLITEEIKSGWTVAALVHLDRLEEQSTRIMYYIAIGIAFFLLISIFLIMIVLKNVIWRIRKLGIRMTDISEGYFEATVRNRDNDELGELEVLFNSMSGRLRKLVEEHTEAMLKEREQSFRALQAQINPHFIYNSLSLIRWRAMDQQDDIQIRTIDALTTFYRLALNNRVNVTLIRDEIEHLKAYIEIQQLRYPGQVSVEWQVEPEVLDLYSIKLILQPTVENCYLHGWIPTRAHAFIQITIRRVGNRIQFQIFDNGQGISREKLEQIRSGSYRGTRNGFGMNNIRERLALYFGPEGRFEIDSTEDEWTKVTISIPVCTDSPEIK, encoded by the coding sequence ATGATTAAACAACATATAGAGAAATGGATCATCCGTATGACCCGTTCCATGAATCTGAGGAGCAAGATCGTCTTATTCTATAGTCTGATTGTATTCATCCCTACCGTAATGCTCGCGGCAGGCGCGGGTTATATGATGCTGCATACGGTACGGGCAAATTACTTGCTTACCATCCGCGAGGCGGTGCGGCAAAGTGCGCAGAGCATCGAGTTCCGCAAGCAGAGCTATGATCTTCTGGCCACCAGGACAGCTACGGACGGGGAGCTGATCTCCAGGCTGTCCAGGGATTACGGAAATATCGAAGAGCAGCTGGCGACCGTAAATTATGTGGACCGTTCGTTCCTGCTTACGAGCAAATACCTGCCGGGCATTGAGAACTTCCGGATCTATCATACCAACGACACCCTTGTGCAGGATGGTGGCCTTCTATGGAAGCCGGAGGACCGGCTGCTCTCCGGCGTACGTGAGAAGGACTGGTATACGCAGATGCTGAATACCCCGGACAATCTGGTATGGAGGAATGCCGCCGATGACAAAACAAAGCTGGTGGTGTCCCACAAGATTCTGAATGCGTACGGCGATGTCTACGGAATAGTCTATCTGCTGCTGGACTATAACGGTGTGTTCATGGAATCCTTCGACCATCCCTTTGACGGGGCCGGGCAAATGTATATCGTAGACGACAACCGGCAGATTATTGCCTCCTCCGAGCCTGCGAAGATAGGCAGCCGCCTGGATTCCTCCTCCTTAGGGCAGTATTGGAACGGTTCTGAGCCGTCCACGGTCACCCGGAACGGAATGATGCTGATCACAGAAGAGATTAAGTCCGGCTGGACCGTTGCTGCGCTTGTACATCTCGACCGGCTCGAAGAGCAGTCTACGCGTATTATGTACTATATTGCAATAGGCATTGCCTTCTTCCTGCTGATATCCATTTTTCTGATCATGATTGTCCTCAAAAATGTCATCTGGCGGATACGCAAGCTGGGGATCCGGATGACCGATATCTCGGAAGGGTATTTCGAAGCGACCGTCAGGAACCGTGACAATGATGAACTCGGTGAGCTTGAGGTACTGTTCAACTCCATGTCCGGCCGTTTGAGAAAGCTGGTAGAGGAGCATACAGAGGCCATGCTCAAGGAACGTGAGCAATCGTTCCGGGCGCTGCAGGCACAGATCAACCCTCATTTCATTTATAATTCCCTTAGCCTGATCCGTTGGCGGGCTATGGATCAGCAGGATGATATCCAAATCCGGACGATAGATGCCTTGACCACCTTCTACCGGCTTGCGCTCAACAACCGGGTTAATGTGACCCTAATCCGTGATGAAATTGAGCATCTGAAGGCGTATATTGAAATCCAGCAGCTGCGATATCCCGGTCAGGTGTCGGTGGAATGGCAGGTGGAGCCTGAGGTATTGGATCTTTACAGCATTAAGCTGATCCTCCAGCCCACGGTAGAGAATTGTTATCTGCACGGCTGGATTCCGACCAGGGCGCATGCTTTTATACAGATCACGATCAGGAGGGTTGGGAATCGAATTCAGTTCCAGATTTTTGATAATGGCCAGGGGATCAGCCGGGAGAAGCTGGAACAGATTCGTTCCGGCAGCTACAGGGGAACCCGAAACGGATTCGGCATGAACAATATCCGGGAGCGCCTGGCGCTGTATTTCGGTCCGGAGGGCCGTTTTGAAATTGACAGCACAGAAGACGAATGGACCAAGGTAACCATATCTATCCCTGTCTGCACGGATAGTCCTGAGATTAAATAG